Within Sporosarcina sp. PTS2304, the genomic segment TTTCACCACCTACAAAGAGTGATCAAACTGTCTTACCTACACTAAGTACGGCTGAAGCTGGAAGACGATCGACTCCCTCTTGAAAATACGATGGTGACAAGGTTTATCGCATCTTGTGTCTAACCAAAAAATATTTTTATTTCAATATGCTAATGATTTTATTCCTAATTATTTATATATTTACGGATATTGTAAACTACAGTGAATGCTCCGCCGACAGTTACAGAAACTGTAAATAGATATGGCATGCACTAATGGATCTCCAAATCCCTATGATGACTGACCCTCCCACGTCTCTTAGCGTCGTGCGCTGACATTCCTTCGTTCGGTCTATCATAAGTTGGAGGCTGGCGAGATGCTCCGGGAGAGGCTCAAGGCCCGATGTACGATAGGGGTGCCAGCTTCTCCGTGTCATGAATAGTATGTTTATTCCAGAATGTACTTAAGACGCTAGTTGGAGACAGTGCAGGTCTGTCAACATGTGTTCTCCGTCAAACCGACGTTTTTTCGTGCATAGAGTATGGAGAACCTTTAGTAGTTTACTGCATAAGACGACCATGGACTGCTTTTTACGAAGCGGATTTTCTGATCGCTGCGTATAATACTCATGAAGCTTAAGGAATGCTGGATTGTTCCGCAGAATCGGCCGGATCGCTTTGAACAGAATGGCTCGAAGCCTCTTACGACCTCGTTTGGATATTTTCTTCTGTCCCTTATGAGTGCCGGAGGAGTTCTCTCGAAGTGTGAGACCCGCTAATTTAATAAGTTGGCGTGGACTCTCATAATCAGTGAAACTCCCTACCTCAGCCAAGAGGCCGGCGATGGTACGATGGGCAATCCCTGGAACGGAAGCTAGAAATTCATACTCTGTCGTTTGGGTAATCAAGGCATCTAGCTCTGCCTTGATGGACTCTAGTTCTTCCTCAATCAGGCGATACTGACGCACGAGAGAAGCGATTTCCCGTCTCGCTCCCCAAGGGGCGACAGTAACCCCAATAGAAGACTGAGCTACCTGAATGAGTTCGGCTGCTTTCTTTGGACGTCTTTGTTTCATCCGTCCCGCGTCTGCACAAATATCGGCCAATTCAGCCGGTGTCATATCGACAATATCTGCGGGTAACGGAGTCTCTTCCAATACGGCAAGCACCATGGCACCGAAATCAGAAAAGACTTGAAACAGCTCCGGAAAATACTTGTCGATCCACCGATGCAGTTTGTTTTTTAAGGCGGAGCGTTCTTTGATCAATGCTTCTTCGATACTATAGCCAGCGCGGATATCCGCTGCCTGATCCCGAAGAAGTTTAGGATGAGAAAAGCGTCCGTCTTTCATCAATCGCGCGATGGTGAGAGCGTCTTTCTTGTCATTCTTGGTCTGCAGGTTATCATCTAACTCTTTCACACGTTTTACGTGCATCGCATTGACAACCACGAGCGGAATGCCTCGATCTTCGAGGAAGTACGCTAAGTTCAACCAATAATGTCCTGTCGGTTCTACACCGACGAGTACGTTAGATTTCCCATGCTCTTTCATACCATCTAGGATTGCTTCATACAGTGCTTCAAAACCTTCGATAGTTTGTAAGAAAGGAAAAGCTTTTTTCATCTCACGACCACGTTCATCGACAAATGTGGCGTAATGTTTGTACTTCGCGATATCGATTCCAACTACTAATGTTTGTTCAGTTACTTGATTAATTTTGTGATTCACTTTAGAATTCATGTGAGTCCTCCTTGTGTATGGTTAGGGGTCAAGCCGTCGATGCCTTGACACCCCCAAATCATATCAAGGGGACTTTTGTATTTCAATAGGGCGTCTCTAATCAGACAGGAATGCTCCGGGAGGATCAGGACGACAGGTGTAACCCGCAACGCACTATCGCGGGGTCCGCCGCGTCCCCTCCGGAAAGCGTATCGTCTGGAAGCGCAAGCCGCAAGACTCTTCAAGTCAGCTTCACTCCATCTAATAAACGAATATAAAGTAGCAGACAAGCCCACGTAGTCTTCACTACATACAAAGAGTGATCAAACTGTCTTGCACACACTAAGTACGGCTTGCGCTGGAAGACGATCGACTCCGGGAGGATCAGGACGACAGGCGTAACCCGCAGTGCACTTTTGCGGGGTCCGCCGCGTCCCCTCCGGAAAGCGTATCGTCTGGAAGCGCAAGCCGCAAGACTCTTCAAGTCAGCTTCACTCCATCTAATAAACGAATATAAAGTAGCAGACAAGCCCACGTAGTCTTCACTACATACAAAGAGTGATCAAACTGTCTTGCACACACTAAGTACGGCTTGCGGCTTACAGACGATCGACTCCGGGAGGATCAGGACGACAGGCGTAACCCGCAGTGCACTTTTGCGGGGTCCGCCGCGTCCCCTCCGGAAAGCGTATCGTCTGGAAGCGCCAGCCGCAAGACTTTTTAAGTCAGCCTTACTCCATCCAACTGCAATAGTCAAAATCTTTTTAAACTAAATGAACGAGAGGATTATACATAACACAGCTAATTACAAGATATATATTTAATCTTTACTTTCAGGATGATGCTCATACCACAGTAAGAACTGCTCCGCTTTTTCTTGTGGCATGTGACGAATCGCCGGAGCGTCTAGTGACATGCCCGATTTTACGTTGATCGTTAGCGTCGCGACTTTTTTCCTTCGGTGAAAATAATTTTGATCCATTTCCATTGATTGTATTCGATTCTTCACCGTAAAGACGGTATGACGACTGACTCCTCTAAAACGCATCGTCAATTGTTTAGGCATAATGGAATAAGCGGCCGTTTTATATTGCCACATGCCGTGTAGATAGATCAAAGGCAACAATACTAACGCAAACAAGCCATATGGAAATAAGTAGTAAGAAATTACCGCTACTACTAGTAATGCAATAAACAGCTTCAACCGGTAATAGAAGTATTTTCCGCGCGCACCAATCTTCTCTGTCGGTACGCTGAAATCTACATGCGGAAAGAGTTCCTGTAATGGTTCGATGATATGGTTTCTTTTTGCTAACGGAAATAATTTAATGCGTGAATTTTCACCAGTTCCTCCCGCACTATTAAGTATTACTGTCGCATAACCGAATAATTGCCTGATGGGATTTTCTGTAATTGTAATATTCTGCACTCGATTGAGCGGAATAGTTACCCGTTTTTTCTCAAGCAATCCACGTGTAATGATTAAATCATTTTTATCGAGAATCACTTTGAAATCGTAGTTCGCTATAAATGTCATAGCCACCGATAATAACCAGACTAGTAAAAATCCTATTACTATCATAATCGCTAAAACAAATACTCCAAATCGGATGAAAGACTGTAATTCACCAAATATCTTATCAAACGGGATTAGTTCTTCTATTTGTGATAGAAATACGGCGGCACCTGATAAAATCACACCGATCCCACCAGACGTAGTAGCCAGCATGAGCAGATCTTTTGTAGTCATTGAAAAGACAGGCATTAACGGTACTGTTTTTTCTAATTGAACTTCCTGCTCTCTCACCAGCAGTAATTCTTCATTTTCATACGTACGTTGCAACGGACCGATAATCCGCATTTTCTTCGCACGTTGGATCTCTTCCTCGATTTTATTCGCAGCTTCTTTAGTAATAGCTGTTAATTCTGCTTCTGAATCTTTACCTGAAGAAGAGCCAGCCGTTTCCACATTCACTTTCACTAATTGAAACGGCCGATGAAAAATACCTTCCGTGTAATCTAAACTTTGTATTCTATCAAATGGAATATAACGTTTCTTTCGAACGAATAATCCTGACTCCATTCGTAATTCCTGATCTTCAAACCAATAATCAAAGCGCCGCCATTTAATAATACCCGACACTAACGTAGAAAGGATCAGCACACTAAAAAAAATCAGCGTCCAATATTGGAAATACCAAGGACCCTCCCTGTCACTTTTAAAACCATTTACTACGAGAACAATAATGAACGGACCAATCAAGTCTTTTAACGATTTTACCGTTTCGACTACCGCTGTAATCCAATGTAATTTATATCGTTGTTCAGACATCGTCTTTCGCCACCCTTGCGAACATCGAAATCCGATTGCGTAATTCATCCGCTTCCTCTGTCACTAAAGCCGGTATCGAATGATTCGTTGCAGCAGTAGATATGGTGATGGAGGCGAGGCCATATTTTCGCAAAATAGGGCCTTCCGCTGTATCCACGTGTTGCACGCGTACCATTGGAATCAATGTGCGATTAACGATAAACAGACCGTGCTGCAACTCTATTTCTGCTTCACGTACTTCATAACGCCAGCGTTCCCACCGAACTTTCGGAAATAGATAGATAGAAAAGAATGCATGCAATACGACAAACACGCCAATAATTACGACGATCCAAATAGGCCACTGAAAAAAGTATGCAAGAAATCCTAAACCGATAGCGACCGCTAATAGGATTACACTTTGTATGACTCCATAGACTCTCCAAACTGACAATCCTTTTCTGGAGATTTGATTTGCTGGTTGTTGTCTCAACCGATCCACCTCTTTTCCTGATTCTTATTATGTATACGTTTTACCTCAAATAACGTTTCATCACTAGTATCATACCATTGAAAAAAGATCCGAGTTGCTAAAAGCAAGCTCGGATCTGGTCGGTTGTCTTATTATCTTTCTGTACGGCCACTGCTACGACGAGAAGCTCCATCTCTTCTGCCGCCGCCTTCGCGCCCGCCACTACGTCTCGCTCCGCCAGCACTACCGCTGAAACTTCTGCTACGTCCACCTTGTGAACGTCCGCCACCACCGCTGCGATTGCCACCTTTGTAGCCGCCGCGATCACGTGAAGAAGGTCTGCGAGAAGGCAATGGACGTTCTTCAGTAATACTAACTGGTGTTTCGTCAACATCCTTCGTCAATGAACGAAGAGCCGCTGAGACGATATCTTTTGGATCGAACTTTTCAAGCAACTGCGCCGCCAATCCAGCATAGTCTTCTGAATTATTTTGTTCAATAGCTTCTGTCAAAGCTTCCACTGCTATTTTCTTCTGCTCAAGCAACGCTTCGTCAGATGTTGGTGGACGTAAAGGTGTCATACGCTTCTTAGTCGTTTCCTCAACGATGCGTAAGTACCCCATTTCCCGTGGTGTTACGAATGTAACGGCAATTCCACTTTTACCTGCGCGGCCTGTACGACCGATCCGGTGAACATAGCTTTCTGGATCTTGTGGAATATCAAAGTTGTATACATGTGTAACACCTGAAATATCCAAGCCACGAGCGGCTACATCTGTCGCTACTAATACATCGATTTTATTATCTTTAAACTGGCGCAATACAGACATACGCTTCGCTTGTGTTAAATCACCGTGGATTCCTTCAGCGATATAGCCGCGGATGCTAAGTGCATGAGCCAACTCATCTACACGACGCTTCGTACGACCGAAAACGATCGCCAATTCTGGTTGTTGAACATTCAACAGTCTTGATAACACATCGAACTTTTCGCGCTCGTGTGATTTTACGAAGAATTGTTCGATATTTTCAACCGTCATTTCTTTAGACTTGATCTTGACAATTTCAGGATTCTTCATAAATGTTTCTGCAATTTTGCGGATAGGTCCAGGCATAGTTGCTGAGAATAGCAACGTCTGGCGCTCAGCCGGCACAGATGCAAGAATCGTGTTGATATCTTCAATGAATCCCATGTTCAACATTTCATCTGCTTCGTCTAATACAAGCGTCTGAACATTGTCTAGCTTTAAAGTTTTACGGTTAATATGATCCAAAATACGTCCTGGAGTACCTACTACGATGTTTGGATTATTGCGTAGTGCACGGATTTGACGTCCGATTTCTTGTCCGCCGTATACGGAAAGAACTTTCGCACGGCTGCCGAAACCTACTTTATAAATTTCTTCTGATACTTGGATAGCCAACTCACGAGTCGGTGCAATAACCAACGCTTGAACTGCAGTGCTTTTAGGATCCAATTTCTCAATGATCGGAATACCGAATGCTGCTGTCTTCCCTGTACCTGTTTGTGCTTGCCCGATTACGTCGCGGCCTTCCATCCCAAATGTAATAGTACCTTCTTGGATTGGTGTTGCCTCTTCAAACCCCATGCGTAGCAAAGCCTTTTGTGTTGTTTCACTAATATTTAGTTCTGAAAACTTCGTCAAAATATTCATTCTCCTTTATTTCTTCATTTGACAATTGGTTACATTCGCAAATGAAAGCGCGGCAAATTCGAGCCATGTACTTTGAAAGTTGGGAGCATTTCCGATATTCCATCTCTGATTTTATAGAGGAAATCTTTTGGAAGGATTCCTGCGTGTGCAGAGGGGTCATATCAATTACACCTAGCGTAATTGCGTCCAGATTTTTATGCAGCACAATGTAAAACCTGTGACATACAAGGAAAGCTCGGTCCTTGCCGAGCGGTGAGACAAGGCAAATCATTGCTAGTCTGCCTACATATCCACCGTTTTATTCAAAAAAAAGTACTCTCCACTAAAATGGAAGAGTGCCGTTGTAAATGTATCCAATTCCTTTCATCATTCTAACACGGCTGACTCCTTACTGCAACGAATCCGCTTAAGTTGCATTAATCAGTCTTCTGTCAGGAATTTCAGAACTTTCTCGAACCAAACATTCCGGTCATCGCTATAGCAAATATGATGCTTGCCTCGTTCAGAAAAAATGAGTTGTTTTCTTTCTGATCCGAGTTGTTCATATAAACTATCCGCCGTCACAGCCGGAACGACCCCGTCCTGTTTTCCCTGGACGAGGCATACGGGTGTTTTGACATCATGATGATACGGTCTCACTAAACGGACAACTCGTAAAAACTCCAAAGCTGCGCGGATAGGAGTGTGTGTCAGCTTGTAATTGTATAAATGATAAAAAGAGTCGGCAGGGTAATTTTTGCGCCTAGATGTTTTCATCATAATTCTCGCATCTTCTACTAAAATCCGCGGACTAATATATTTCGCTGCCGCGCTTAACAGTACCAGTTTCTTAATCGGATAACGTAATGCTAAATACATCGCGATTAAACCACCCATCGAAAAGCCGATTACCACGACTTGATCTACTTCTTTTAGCAACCGCTGCAATTCTAGTTCAGCGGCCATCATCCACGATTCCATAGAGCCTTTTTGTACTCCTTTACCCAGTTCATGCCCCGGCAATACAGGCACTGCGATTTTCCAGTCCGTCTGGCTTTTCAGATAGTGTCTAAATGGTGCCACTTCAAATGGTCCGCCTGTAAAGCCATGGATGAACAATACACCTGTCGTCACAACGTTTCCTCAAGCGGACCCATGATGCGCTCTAATTTCATGCCACGCGACCCTTTAAATAAGACAACAGTATCTTGAGTCAATCGCGGACGCAGTGCATCTACCGCCAACTGCACGTCAGTTGCTGTCCACATCACTTCTAGAGGATACTCTGTCAGTCGGTCAGCTAGCCATTTCATGCGACTTCCGAAAAGAATTACCCCTTGCAGATCCATTTTACGTAAATCATCTGCCAGTCCTTCATGATAGCTTTGCTCATCAGATCCAAGTTCAAGCATATCCCCTAAAACAAGCCATTTGTCTTTGCGTACGTTTGTCTCTTGCATAAATCGAAAAGCGGCTCTCATCGAAGTCGGTGCTGCATTATAAGCATCATTGATTAGAAGAGAGTCATTGATTCCGGTCATTGGTTGCATACGCATATCCGTTAGCTTTGTCTGTTCTAATGATGATTTAATTTGCGCTTCAGTCAATCCAAGCTCTTTCGCAATGATAATCGCAGCTAATGTGTTTTTCACTTGATGTGCGCCGTACACCGGAATCACAAACTCCCCTTCCGTTCTGCCTTGCACAGTAAATGAGCTGCCTATGCTCGTGGATTGAATGTGAGCTACGGTTACATCTGCCCGCTCATAGCCGAACGATATAGTACGCACTTGCGGCTGACTAGCTACTAACTCACGCAGTAACGGTTCATCGCCATCGTAAAGGAGTAAACCATCTATCGCTAACCCATCTATGATTTCAAATTTCGCTTTCGCAATCCCCTCTCTAGACCCGAGATCTTGCATATGTGCTTCCCCGATATTCGTAATAACTGCAAAATGCGGCGAGGCGAGGGTAGAGAGGAAGGAAATTTCGCCAAAACCACTCATTCCCATTTCAAGAATCGCAACTTCTGTGTCGTCTTCCACAGCTAATAGCGTCAGAGGCAATCCTAACTCGTTATTAAAATTGCCTTCTGTCTTTTTCACTTTGAAATAAGGTGACAATACTCCTGCCAGTAAATCTTTCGTCGATGTTTTTCCATTAGAGCCTGTGACACCGATAACGGTACAATGTAATTCTTGGCGATACATGCGAGCCATCTGTTGCAATGCGACTTCTGCATCGTCGACAAATAAAAGCGGGATGCCTTCTGGCGGATTGGGTTCATCTTTTAGCCAAAGTGACGCTGCTGCGCCCTTTTCAATCGCACCTGTAACGTATTGATGACCATTGACTTGTTCTCCGCGGAAAGGTATAAAGAGATCGCCTTTTTGTACGTTGCGAGAATCGATACAAACACCCGTTATTTGTTGCTGTTCGATTTCTTGACCTGCCGCCTGTAACCACTGTTGAATCGTTGATAAATTTCGTTTCACGTAAGAATCCTCCACTTAATCCATTGTATATTGCAATTGTTGTTTTTCTGCGTGGCGCTCTATAGCGAGTTCAATGAGACGGTCGATAAGTTCTGGATAGGTTAGACCCGTTTTCTGCCATAACAAAGGGAACATACTAGTAGGCGTGAATCCAGGCAATGTATTTACTTCATTGATCAATACTTCGTCGTCTTCTGTAACGAAAAAGTCCGCACGTACCAACCCGGCACA encodes:
- a CDS encoding DEAD/DEAH box helicase, which produces MTKFSELNISETTQKALLRMGFEEATPIQEGTITFGMEGRDVIGQAQTGTGKTAAFGIPIIEKLDPKSTAVQALVIAPTRELAIQVSEEIYKVGFGSRAKVLSVYGGQEIGRQIRALRNNPNIVVGTPGRILDHINRKTLKLDNVQTLVLDEADEMLNMGFIEDINTILASVPAERQTLLFSATMPGPIRKIAETFMKNPEIVKIKSKEMTVENIEQFFVKSHEREKFDVLSRLLNVQQPELAIVFGRTKRRVDELAHALSIRGYIAEGIHGDLTQAKRMSVLRQFKDNKIDVLVATDVAARGLDISGVTHVYNFDIPQDPESYVHRIGRTGRAGKSGIAVTFVTPREMGYLRIVEETTKKRMTPLRPPTSDEALLEQKKIAVEALTEAIEQNNSEDYAGLAAQLLEKFDPKDIVSAALRSLTKDVDETPVSITEERPLPSRRPSSRDRGGYKGGNRSGGGGRSQGGRSRSFSGSAGGARRSGGREGGGRRDGASRRSSGRTER
- a CDS encoding PH domain-containing protein, with the protein product MSEQRYKLHWITAVVETVKSLKDLIGPFIIVLVVNGFKSDREGPWYFQYWTLIFFSVLILSTLVSGIIKWRRFDYWFEDQELRMESGLFVRKKRYIPFDRIQSLDYTEGIFHRPFQLVKVNVETAGSSSGKDSEAELTAITKEAANKIEEEIQRAKKMRIIGPLQRTYENEELLLVREQEVQLEKTVPLMPVFSMTTKDLLMLATTSGGIGVILSGAAVFLSQIEELIPFDKIFGELQSFIRFGVFVLAIMIVIGFLLVWLLSVAMTFIANYDFKVILDKNDLIITRGLLEKKRVTIPLNRVQNITITENPIRQLFGYATVILNSAGGTGENSRIKLFPLAKRNHIIEPLQELFPHVDFSVPTEKIGARGKYFYYRLKLFIALLVVAVISYYLFPYGLFALVLLPLIYLHGMWQYKTAAYSIMPKQLTMRFRGVSRHTVFTVKNRIQSMEMDQNYFHRRKKVATLTINVKSGMSLDAPAIRHMPQEKAEQFLLWYEHHPESKD
- a CDS encoding IS110 family transposase — protein: MNSKVNHKINQVTEQTLVVGIDIAKYKHYATFVDERGREMKKAFPFLQTIEGFEALYEAILDGMKEHGKSNVLVGVEPTGHYWLNLAYFLEDRGIPLVVVNAMHVKRVKELDDNLQTKNDKKDALTIARLMKDGRFSHPKLLRDQAADIRAGYSIEEALIKERSALKNKLHRWIDKYFPELFQVFSDFGAMVLAVLEETPLPADIVDMTPAELADICADAGRMKQRRPKKAAELIQVAQSSIGVTVAPWGARREIASLVRQYRLIEEELESIKAELDALITQTTEYEFLASVPGIAHRTIAGLLAEVGSFTDYESPRQLIKLAGLTLRENSSGTHKGQKKISKRGRKRLRAILFKAIRPILRNNPAFLKLHEYYTQRSENPLRKKQSMVVLCSKLLKVLHTLCTKKRRFDGEHMLTDLHCLQLAS
- a CDS encoding PH domain-containing protein, which encodes MRQQPANQISRKGLSVWRVYGVIQSVILLAVAIGLGFLAYFFQWPIWIVVIIGVFVVLHAFFSIYLFPKVRWERWRYEVREAEIELQHGLFIVNRTLIPMVRVQHVDTAEGPILRKYGLASITISTAATNHSIPALVTEEADELRNRISMFARVAKDDV
- the murF gene encoding UDP-N-acetylmuramoyl-tripeptide--D-alanyl-D-alanine ligase, whose product is MKRNLSTIQQWLQAAGQEIEQQQITGVCIDSRNVQKGDLFIPFRGEQVNGHQYVTGAIEKGAAASLWLKDEPNPPEGIPLLFVDDAEVALQQMARMYRQELHCTVIGVTGSNGKTSTKDLLAGVLSPYFKVKKTEGNFNNELGLPLTLLAVEDDTEVAILEMGMSGFGEISFLSTLASPHFAVITNIGEAHMQDLGSREGIAKAKFEIIDGLAIDGLLLYDGDEPLLRELVASQPQVRTISFGYERADVTVAHIQSTSIGSSFTVQGRTEGEFVIPVYGAHQVKNTLAAIIIAKELGLTEAQIKSSLEQTKLTDMRMQPMTGINDSLLINDAYNAAPTSMRAAFRFMQETNVRKDKWLVLGDMLELGSDEQSYHEGLADDLRKMDLQGVILFGSRMKWLADRLTEYPLEVMWTATDVQLAVDALRPRLTQDTVVLFKGSRGMKLERIMGPLEETL
- a CDS encoding carboxylesterase gives rise to the protein MTTGVLFIHGFTGGPFEVAPFRHYLKSQTDWKIAVPVLPGHELGKGVQKGSMESWMMAAELELQRLLKEVDQVVVIGFSMGGLIAMYLALRYPIKKLVLLSAAAKYISPRILVEDARIMMKTSRRKNYPADSFYHLYNYKLTHTPIRAALEFLRVVRLVRPYHHDVKTPVCLVQGKQDGVVPAVTADSLYEQLGSERKQLIFSERGKHHICYSDDRNVWFEKVLKFLTED